TATCTTCCTCTCTCATTTGTATTGATGGTTATCAGTTGAGCATTAACTATGTACTCCCTCTGTTCCACAATAGGTGTCTTtatagagaatttttttttgttccataatacgtgatgttttgattcaatccatgcacattaattgatttttgcCAAATATACCCTTATTTAAGTAAGGGTAATAAGTCTTTTAGTTaatattaattacattttttaattCTTGTGCCTTAACCTAAAAGAACTTTTCTCTACTAAGAACCTACCATCATGAAGTCACTTGGGCTAACATGCAAGTATGATTATCAGCTTGTTTTACAATCAAATTGTGATAAATCTATCAATAGTACTATCCTCTTCCTTGCGTGAAATCTGGTGATGCAAATATGAAATGGTAGAATGCCTTCTGATGAAGGTTAATGCCTCTATTTTGATCTtgatctttctttttatttttatttttcttttttgctaCCTCTCTGTTAAAGTTCTTAAACAATTGGCAATTGGCATGAGACTGATTCGACATTATTGCCAAACTTGCTATCTAAGTATAGGATTATGATgttgatattttttttctcctttccTTATTGGTCGCTTTTTGACATGACCGTTTTCGCCAATGAATGCTTGCGAAGTGTAACagtttattcttgcaatgaGAGCTGCTCTTGTCATCTGCACTGCTAAACCATGTTAATAATAAGATGCAAATCATTGCTTTCAGTTGTTCATCATATGATGTTCTGTGCACCTTCTTCATGCTTCATTGCTTAGGTTTGCTTATGGTAGGTACATTACCCAGTGATGAAATTGCTACTGCTAAGGAATCAGCACCAGACAATCTGCCTGTTAATGGTGCAGAATGGGTGGATTTTTTTCTAAGAGAAATGATGAGTGCTACTAGTCCTGATGATGCCAGAGCCCGTACTTCCAGAGTGCTGGAGATTTTGGAGAAATCCATCAGTTCACAAGCTGCTAAAGGGGCAGTGCAGAGCTTTCAAAAGGTATCTATCTGTTTCATACTACTCTTCTTGAAAGAAAGATTTGAATAGGATGACTCTGTTGTTGATGAAGGATATGCATAAGATGGTTATAGTAACATGTCAATTATCTTTTTCTTGACGTCTCTGGCAAGTCACTTAGAGTGATATCCATTGGGCTAATAGGAAAtcgtaatttatttatttatttttcagttGAAAGTGATATGCTCTAGCATTATAATAGGCATGCTTGCTGTGTGATTTTTGTGCCATATGTGAATAGTAGAAGTATccctttcacaatttttcgtcTTCACGAAGAAGGGTATAATGCATTAATATGAATATTCATATCATTTCCTTGTCAGTTCTAGTGATGGATAATTGGACTGAGGGAGGAAAGAGGGAGTTATTTCTATGTTGGCAGTGGCTGAATGATAATGATTCTGAAAACATCATATGCCAAAATTGTACTATGAGTCTAGTCAATTGTAAGATTTTAGCATATTCCTTGAAAGTCTTTTCTATGTATTTCAGGAAACCATGATGCTGAAAGAGAATATTGAAGTACTGGTCCGTGAGAATACTATTCTGAAAAGAGCTGTGGCAATCCAGCATGAACGTCAGAAAGAATTTGATGATAAGAACAAAGAGTTGCAGCAGTTGAAACAGCTGGTATCTCAGTATCATGAACAATTGAAATCTCTCGAGGTTAGATACTTTTCCTTTAAGTTATTTTTGCTGGatgaaattcaaaatcattttcGGGCACATACTGATACCTTTGCCTTCTAACGACTGTGCTTCCAGATGAAAAACTATGCATTGATGATGCATTTGAGACAGGTAGAGCAAGGCAGCTCTATGCCAGGACGTTTTCATCCTGATGTCTTCTAAGGAAAGATATGAAAAAACTTACAAAAGTAGACGTAGGAAATACATGCTTTACTTCAAGAGCATTTATGTGTTGCGTTCGCTATAGATTTGTGCGTGTAAAGCTTCTAGAGGTGcaattatgattttggagatTATGAATGTGAGAGGTCACTAGCTCCTTGTGGCAATTTCACAAAATATTTCCCtttgttctttttcttttgtgttaCGTTTTGCTGCCGTAAGTTACGGGACACCACAGTGTCTTGTAGTTCTATTTGCGTCTCTCTAATGATTCTGTTTTGATCAAATATACTTGTAATTAATCTTTCTTGCCGTTTACTAGCAGGTTGCCGAGAGGATCTATCTTGAGCCTGTGTAACCTATtagtttttctctcttttagtgAAAAAACCCACCAAAACGCTCAATTATTTGTGCATGAGCTAGTGGAAAAGACATGTTATAATTTAATGGCATAAATGctttaaaatttcattttgcCTCGTGGTATTATTTGTTAATAGGGGTATTTAAAATTGAATGGGTTAttataagggtaattaatttattagtccttatattttgacaaaacacactgtttagtctctgtattttcaaaaacacacgataaagtccctaacgtttttttggtgaactgtttagtccttaccGTTAGACtttcatgaagattctgttagtcaatttggatttgcgttcttcttttcctttatttttctttcctttaaactctaatgcatttgaaatcaac
The window above is part of the Euphorbia lathyris chromosome 3, ddEupLath1.1, whole genome shotgun sequence genome. Proteins encoded here:
- the LOC136224151 gene encoding uncharacterized protein isoform X1; translated protein: MSAVVYGSKRSFFHEDLPSAPVSKRLRCSSSSPSRARFSAPSSLHHLQTLFPLVDPQLLERALEECGNNLDAAIKSLNEHCSESAEHDSGSNQNQGLLMVGTLPSDEIATAKESAPDNLPVNGAEWVDFFLREMMSATSPDDARARTSRVLEILEKSISSQAAKGAVQSFQKETMMLKENIEVLVRENTILKRAVAIQHERQKEFDDKNKELQQLKQLVSQYHEQLKSLEMKNYALMMHLRQVEQGSSMPGRFHPDVF
- the LOC136224151 gene encoding uncharacterized protein isoform X2 yields the protein MSAVVYGSKRSFFHEDLPSAPVSKRLRCSSSSPSRARFSAPSSLHHLQTLFPLVDPQLLERALEECGNNLDAAIKSLNEHCSESAEHDSGSNQNQGTLPSDEIATAKESAPDNLPVNGAEWVDFFLREMMSATSPDDARARTSRVLEILEKSISSQAAKGAVQSFQKETMMLKENIEVLVRENTILKRAVAIQHERQKEFDDKNKELQQLKQLVSQYHEQLKSLEMKNYALMMHLRQVEQGSSMPGRFHPDVF